The following coding sequences lie in one Vibrio aerogenes genomic window:
- a CDS encoding GMP reductase yields the protein MRIEQELKLGFKDVLFRPKRSTLKSRSQVNLTREFTFKYSGRQWCGVPVIAANMDSVGSFEMATVLAKHDVLTAIHKHYSVDEWSEFVANADENVLQHMMVSTGTSDADFEKMHQILALNDALMFVCIDIANGYSEHLVEFVEKVRESLPDKVIIAGNVVTGDMTEELILAGADIVKVGIGPGSVCTTRVKTGVGYPQLSAIIECADAAHGLGGRIIGDGGCTCPGDVSKAFGGGADFVMLGGMLAGHKESGGEVVVKDGESYMKFYGMSSKSAMDKHSGGVAKYRAAEGKTVLLPYRGSVEDTIQDILGGVRSTCTYVGAAQLKELTKRTTFIRVEEQENQVFGKA from the coding sequence ATGCGTATCGAACAAGAACTTAAGTTAGGTTTTAAAGATGTCCTGTTTCGTCCGAAACGTTCGACTTTAAAAAGCCGCTCCCAAGTTAATTTAACCCGCGAGTTTACCTTCAAGTACAGTGGGCGTCAATGGTGTGGCGTGCCTGTCATTGCTGCCAATATGGATTCTGTGGGTAGTTTCGAAATGGCGACAGTACTGGCAAAACATGATGTGCTGACGGCAATTCATAAGCATTATTCTGTCGATGAATGGTCGGAATTCGTCGCAAATGCAGATGAAAACGTGCTGCAACATATGATGGTGTCTACGGGCACATCTGATGCTGACTTTGAAAAAATGCATCAGATTCTGGCACTGAATGATGCGTTGATGTTTGTCTGTATTGACATTGCGAACGGGTATTCTGAACATTTGGTGGAATTTGTCGAGAAGGTTCGTGAAAGTCTGCCGGATAAAGTCATTATTGCCGGTAATGTCGTGACCGGTGATATGACAGAAGAGCTGATTCTGGCCGGTGCTGATATTGTGAAGGTTGGTATTGGTCCCGGTTCAGTTTGTACGACACGGGTGAAAACCGGTGTTGGCTACCCGCAGCTTTCAGCGATTATTGAATGTGCCGATGCGGCGCACGGCCTGGGTGGCCGGATTATCGGCGATGGTGGCTGTACCTGCCCCGGAGATGTGTCCAAAGCCTTCGGTGGAGGTGCAGATTTTGTCATGCTGGGCGGCATGCTTGCCGGGCATAAAGAATCCGGCGGTGAGGTTGTGGTGAAAGATGGCGAAAGCTATATGAAGTTTTATGGTATGTCGTCAAAATCGGCCATGGATAAACACTCCGGCGGTGTGGCTAAATACCGTGCCGCAGAAGGTAAAACCGTGCTGCTGCCATACCGTGGCAGTGTCGAAGATACCATTCAGGATATCCTCGGAGGAGTCCGTAGCACCTGTACTTATGTTGGCGCCGCTCAGTTAAAAGAGCTGACCAAGCGCACGACCTTTATCCGGGTGGAAGAACAGGAAAACCAGGTGTTCGGGAAGGCGTAG
- a CDS encoding ArgE/DapE family deacylase, which produces MNTTLLSQILDSVEKRRNNIITDLSSLVACDSTLGHEAAAQSVIKQVFLELGTRVSEITIDLDKLSSLPGFSPPVTNKTDGRTNIVGVHTPKEATGRSLILNGHMDVVPSGPAHLWNHPPFEPYVDGDWLYGRGSGDMKAGIVAYCNAFAALKDLGYQPAAKVILQSVIEEECTGNGALACLDAGYTADAAIIPEPFGQTCLVAQLGVMWFQLKLTGKPAHVLDTSSGSNVFDALYLIINRLKALESEWNQTDRRHHCYASHAHPINFNLGKVHGGDWASTVACYCEADFRVGFYPGMKLDDIKNELEQVIASVELPNDLKAELCYTGFQAEGCEINKDAPLIESVKEAHRLVSDTHCETLAVTATTDCRFFQLYGNTPATCYGPVAENIHGFNERVSVSSTVQVAQVLAVFIANWCGLEKTG; this is translated from the coding sequence ATGAATACAACACTGTTAAGCCAGATTCTCGATTCGGTAGAAAAGCGCCGGAACAACATCATTACTGACCTGTCTTCTCTTGTCGCTTGCGACAGCACGCTTGGTCATGAGGCAGCGGCTCAATCTGTTATTAAACAAGTTTTTCTGGAATTAGGGACCAGGGTGAGTGAGATAACGATAGATCTGGACAAACTCTCCTCACTTCCCGGCTTCTCCCCACCAGTGACAAACAAAACAGATGGCCGGACAAATATTGTGGGTGTTCATACTCCCAAAGAGGCAACCGGCAGGTCACTTATTCTCAATGGTCACATGGATGTGGTGCCATCCGGACCGGCGCATTTATGGAATCATCCGCCCTTTGAACCCTATGTTGACGGCGACTGGCTGTACGGACGCGGTAGCGGCGATATGAAGGCGGGTATTGTGGCTTATTGCAACGCATTCGCTGCATTAAAAGATCTGGGTTATCAGCCTGCCGCGAAAGTGATTTTGCAAAGTGTCATCGAGGAAGAATGTACCGGAAATGGAGCCCTCGCCTGTTTAGATGCAGGCTACACTGCTGACGCTGCAATCATTCCTGAACCTTTTGGCCAAACCTGTCTGGTTGCCCAGCTTGGTGTCATGTGGTTTCAGCTAAAACTCACCGGCAAACCCGCACATGTGCTGGATACATCCAGCGGAAGTAATGTTTTTGATGCACTTTACCTGATCATCAACAGGCTGAAAGCGTTAGAAAGCGAGTGGAATCAAACTGATAGACGTCACCATTGCTATGCCAGTCATGCTCACCCGATTAATTTCAATTTAGGTAAGGTGCATGGTGGCGACTGGGCATCAACGGTCGCCTGCTACTGTGAAGCCGATTTCCGGGTTGGTTTTTACCCGGGAATGAAACTGGACGATATCAAGAATGAGCTTGAGCAGGTCATTGCCAGCGTTGAACTGCCAAACGACCTGAAAGCAGAACTATGTTATACCGGCTTCCAGGCTGAAGGCTGTGAAATCAATAAAGACGCTCCGCTGATTGAATCAGTGAAAGAAGCACATCGTCTGGTCTCTGATACACATTGTGAAACACTCGCAGTGACCGCCACGACGGATTGTCGTTTTTTCCAGCTCTATGGCAATACCCCGGCAACATGCTACGGCCCGGTAGCCGAGAATATTCATGGCTTCAATGAGAGAGTCTCAGTATCGAGCACGGTTCAGGTTGCTCAGGTACTGGCCGTATTCATTGCAAACTGGTGCGGCTTAGAAAAAACCGGATAA
- a CDS encoding phosphotransferase family protein codes for MDFDKKYDRREPTTDFSQAKLQRLLCRSGYEPAGCIKKLSGGYSNLNYLFESKGTKWILRLSGKSVREFLGELSVLEQVETILPVPRVLRFETDAPEVNRHIAIMSFVEGVPLSQTEDDLPAAAIESIARSLGYWMAKMHQISFHTSGFFGPGGEIVETFTPFQEKTYHYYQHLLSEPLLAKRLGSETLEKLARYIEINRPLLESLPAVMNLTHSDFNQKNLLVENKSGHWQIAAILDWEFAFSGSPMIDFGNFFRYDTELSPHYEQPLVEAYLANGGVLDHNWKAQGKYLDLLSMMQFLTREGDYPRTFATARKVIENTVE; via the coding sequence ATGGACTTTGATAAAAAATATGATCGGCGGGAGCCGACAACCGATTTCTCTCAGGCAAAGCTGCAACGATTACTGTGTCGTTCAGGCTACGAACCCGCTGGATGTATAAAAAAACTATCAGGCGGATACAGCAACCTGAACTATCTCTTTGAATCAAAAGGGACAAAGTGGATTTTAAGGCTGTCAGGAAAATCAGTTCGCGAATTTCTCGGAGAATTATCCGTGCTTGAGCAAGTTGAGACAATCCTGCCTGTACCACGGGTATTGCGGTTTGAAACCGATGCGCCGGAAGTGAACCGGCACATCGCTATCATGAGTTTTGTTGAGGGCGTCCCGCTGAGCCAGACAGAAGATGATCTGCCTGCGGCTGCGATTGAATCAATTGCCCGCTCTTTGGGATACTGGATGGCTAAAATGCATCAAATCTCTTTTCATACCTCAGGATTTTTTGGACCCGGCGGCGAGATTGTGGAAACCTTTACGCCTTTTCAGGAAAAGACCTATCACTATTACCAACATCTCCTCTCAGAACCATTGCTGGCAAAGCGACTCGGCTCTGAGACGTTGGAAAAGTTAGCCAGGTATATAGAAATCAACCGGCCCTTACTTGAATCACTGCCCGCTGTGATGAACTTGACCCACTCTGATTTCAATCAGAAAAATCTGTTGGTTGAGAACAAATCCGGACATTGGCAGATAGCAGCTATTCTCGACTGGGAATTCGCTTTTTCCGGCTCACCAATGATCGATTTCGGCAATTTTTTTCGATACGACACCGAACTCTCCCCACACTACGAGCAACCACTGGTTGAGGCGTATCTGGCAAATGGCGGAGTGTTGGATCACAACTGGAAAGCACAGGGGAAATACCTCGATCTGCTCTCAATGATGCAGTTTCTCACCCGCGAAGGCGACTATCCGCGAACGTTTGCGACAGCACGTAAGGTAATTGAGAATACTGTGGAATGA
- a CDS encoding helix-turn-helix transcriptional regulator — MSRIFDVRLDKAMADLVNASGSANFPEALSYFVARQVHFDNLIIIVYHKDHTPQELYRESEDPLVYEKMQTHYLSGAYMLDPFYHVVRSGIQTGIHSIFDLAPDQFKFTSYFNEYYDKTTLIDEFALFAPLGLETTLTACFGRDESRGTKFSKTELKHIRSFEKVLSALCTQHWKDYQPKEGKNISLPPVTERLRDAVFTQHDISLSPRQAEVALHILQGHSSLSISLNLNISKETVKVFRKQLYAKCQISSQAELFALLMPVISSI; from the coding sequence ATGAGCAGGATATTTGATGTCAGACTGGATAAGGCAATGGCCGATTTAGTGAATGCTTCGGGGAGTGCGAACTTTCCGGAAGCTTTGAGTTATTTCGTTGCCAGACAGGTTCATTTCGATAACCTGATCATTATTGTCTACCACAAAGATCACACGCCGCAAGAGCTTTACAGAGAGTCCGAAGACCCGCTGGTGTACGAAAAAATGCAGACGCATTATCTCAGTGGCGCATATATGCTGGACCCGTTTTATCATGTGGTGCGCAGTGGCATTCAAACCGGTATCCACAGTATCTTTGATCTGGCGCCTGACCAGTTTAAGTTTACAAGCTACTTCAATGAATACTATGACAAGACAACCCTGATTGATGAGTTTGCTTTATTCGCCCCTTTGGGGCTTGAGACAACACTGACAGCCTGCTTCGGCCGGGATGAATCACGGGGAACGAAGTTCAGTAAAACGGAATTAAAGCACATCCGGTCATTTGAAAAGGTCTTGTCCGCATTATGTACACAACACTGGAAAGACTATCAGCCAAAAGAGGGGAAAAATATCAGTTTACCGCCGGTGACGGAACGCCTCCGGGATGCCGTCTTCACTCAGCATGACATTTCACTCAGTCCCCGTCAGGCAGAAGTTGCACTCCATATATTGCAGGGACACTCATCACTATCGATTTCCCTGAATCTGAATATCAGTAAAGAGACGGTCAAAGTATTTCGCAAACAGCTTTACGCTAAGTGTCAGATTAGTTCTCAGGCGGAACTTTTCGCCCTTCTGATGCCTGTCATCTCCAGCATCTGA
- a CDS encoding bifunctional ADP-dependent NAD(P)H-hydrate dehydratase/NAD(P)H-hydrate epimerase → MAMTNVFYSTRQVKNGEQSAADAKGLKMYSLMERAGQAVFAIGMAQYPSSEHWLICCGSGNNGGDGYIVASLAKSVGIYVTVWQTGGPDSLTGDARVAYEHWRSHGGEVSAPGDKVPESVDVIIDALLGTGLKGPVRMSALTLIEALNQSPKPVIAVDIPSGLCGDTGSVLGGAVKAEHTVSFIGLKQGLVTGKARNYVGELHFAGLGVEDAFDHMNTPGVRAIQVKPSGHVLPKRAASSHKGSHGKALLFGGNEGMGGAIILAAMATAKCGTGMTSVLCHAYNVTPLLVSTPEVMSACWDSPEFVEKRMQWSDVLAIGPGLGRDEKAYRIYSTVASSDKPKVVDADALYFLMQQPNEDDKRVITPHPAEAACLLQTSVAEVEADRYAAIKALQARYGGVIVLKGAGSLVCDGQDTYVCLAGNPGMASAGMGDVLTGVITSFIAQGLDLPEAAKLGVQTHSMAADQNAKAFGERGLLASDLLPHLRHLVN, encoded by the coding sequence ATGGCAATGACCAATGTTTTTTACTCAACCCGGCAAGTCAAAAATGGAGAGCAGTCTGCTGCTGATGCAAAAGGGCTGAAAATGTACAGTCTGATGGAGCGGGCGGGGCAGGCTGTTTTTGCGATAGGGATGGCGCAATATCCCAGCTCAGAGCACTGGTTGATTTGTTGTGGCTCAGGTAACAACGGTGGAGATGGTTACATTGTGGCCAGTCTCGCTAAATCCGTCGGAATCTACGTTACCGTATGGCAGACCGGCGGGCCGGACTCTTTAACCGGGGATGCGAGAGTGGCGTACGAACATTGGCGGAGCCATGGCGGGGAAGTCTCAGCCCCCGGTGATAAAGTCCCTGAAAGTGTTGATGTTATTATTGATGCGTTACTGGGAACCGGATTAAAAGGTCCGGTGAGAATGAGCGCCCTCACGTTGATTGAAGCGCTGAATCAAAGTCCAAAGCCGGTGATTGCCGTTGATATTCCATCTGGGTTGTGTGGTGATACCGGTAGCGTCCTTGGTGGCGCAGTCAAAGCCGAACATACGGTCAGTTTTATCGGCCTGAAACAAGGGCTGGTCACCGGCAAAGCCAGAAATTATGTTGGAGAGCTGCATTTCGCTGGTCTGGGGGTCGAAGATGCTTTTGACCACATGAATACCCCCGGAGTCCGGGCGATTCAGGTCAAACCTTCGGGACATGTTTTACCCAAAAGAGCGGCATCTTCACACAAAGGCTCCCACGGTAAAGCACTACTGTTTGGCGGGAATGAAGGCATGGGTGGTGCCATTATTCTGGCAGCAATGGCGACGGCGAAGTGCGGGACCGGTATGACGTCTGTTCTCTGTCACGCATATAATGTGACTCCTTTACTGGTCAGTACACCTGAAGTGATGAGTGCCTGCTGGGATTCACCGGAGTTCGTTGAAAAACGAATGCAATGGAGTGATGTGCTGGCGATTGGTCCGGGCCTTGGCAGAGATGAAAAAGCCTACCGTATTTATTCAACTGTTGCGTCTTCGGATAAACCTAAAGTTGTTGATGCAGATGCGCTCTATTTTCTGATGCAGCAGCCTAATGAAGATGATAAACGTGTCATTACCCCACACCCGGCTGAAGCTGCCTGTTTGCTTCAGACCTCCGTTGCTGAGGTAGAAGCAGATCGTTATGCGGCGATTAAAGCGCTTCAGGCCCGTTATGGTGGCGTCATTGTGTTGAAAGGAGCGGGTTCATTAGTGTGTGACGGGCAAGATACCTATGTTTGTCTGGCAGGCAACCCAGGGATGGCGAGTGCAGGTATGGGCGATGTGCTGACAGGTGTGATTACATCATTTATTGCACAGGGGCTGGATTTGCCGGAAGCTGCAAAGCTGGGCGTGCAGACACACAGTATGGCGGCCGATCAAAATGCAAAAGCTTTCGGAGAACGGGGGTTACTTGCCAGCGATTTATTACCTCATTTACGCCATCTGGTGAATTAA
- a CDS encoding transposase yields the protein MTTPRAQKVSLDITPYYHCVSRCVRHSFLCGEDQFSGKSYEHRRLWVENRILALAQVYCIDICAYAVMHNHYHLVVHINQEKAAQLTNAEVIERWSVEHQLPTIIQRYLHLPLTPTENRQCEVIIEAWRQRLWSLSWLMKELNEEIAKQANQEDHCTGHFWEGRFKSQALLDKKALLAAMTYVDLNPIRAKVSPTPETSQHTSVKKRLDSLENHQPTPAGLHSFTGYEHQDNPAGIPFRLMDYLEWVDFVGRQIREDKPGYIDAHLPAIVSRLSLNQTECLKLCTHLEQNRCGWIGPPEQLLIVKTFFNKQRIHGIYC from the coding sequence ATGACCACACCCAGAGCGCAGAAAGTTTCTCTTGATATCACGCCTTATTACCACTGCGTCTCCCGCTGTGTCCGGCATTCTTTTCTGTGCGGGGAAGATCAGTTCTCAGGCAAGTCTTATGAGCACCGTCGCCTGTGGGTTGAAAACCGGATTCTTGCGCTTGCTCAGGTTTATTGTATTGATATCTGTGCGTATGCGGTGATGCATAACCATTATCACCTTGTCGTGCATATCAATCAGGAAAAGGCAGCGCAGCTGACAAATGCTGAAGTGATTGAACGCTGGTCTGTTGAACATCAACTGCCGACAATCATTCAGCGCTATTTACATCTCCCATTAACACCCACTGAAAACCGGCAATGTGAAGTCATTATCGAAGCATGGCGCCAGCGCCTCTGGTCTCTCAGCTGGCTGATGAAAGAACTCAATGAGGAGATAGCCAAACAGGCCAATCAGGAAGATCACTGCACGGGGCATTTCTGGGAAGGTCGCTTCAAATCTCAGGCGCTGCTGGATAAGAAAGCCTTACTGGCAGCCATGACGTATGTTGACCTGAATCCCATTCGGGCAAAGGTCAGCCCCACCCCGGAAACCTCACAGCACACTTCCGTGAAAAAGCGGCTGGATAGTCTCGAAAATCACCAGCCAACGCCTGCTGGCCTGCACTCTTTTACAGGTTATGAACATCAGGACAACCCGGCAGGCATTCCGTTTCGGCTCATGGATTATCTCGAATGGGTTGATTTTGTCGGAAGGCAAATCCGGGAAGATAAACCGGGCTATATCGATGCCCACCTTCCGGCCATTGTCTCGCGTCTTTCCCTGAACCAGACTGAATGTCTCAAACTCTGTACCCATCTGGAACAAAACCGATGTGGGTGGATTGGGCCACCTGAGCAGCTCCTGATAGTGAAAACTTTCTTCAACAAGCAGCGAATTCACGGGATTTATTGTTAA
- a CDS encoding PAS domain-containing protein, with protein sequence MMSLPAEFEQFHWMVDMVQNIDLGLIVIDKEYKVQLWNGFMTHHSGKQSHDAIGLSLFELFPEIPRAWFEVKTKPVYNLGCRSFITWRQRPYLFKCRNVRPVTQQADYMYQNVTLNPMRTPTGEIKSIFLSIEDATSEALMSNHPTG encoded by the coding sequence ATTATGAGTCTTCCCGCAGAGTTTGAGCAATTTCACTGGATGGTCGATATGGTGCAGAATATTGATCTGGGTCTGATTGTCATCGACAAAGAATATAAGGTTCAGTTATGGAACGGGTTCATGACTCACCATAGTGGTAAGCAATCGCATGATGCGATTGGTTTGTCTTTATTTGAGTTATTTCCGGAGATCCCAAGGGCCTGGTTTGAAGTCAAAACCAAGCCGGTTTATAACCTGGGTTGCCGGAGTTTTATTACCTGGCGTCAAAGGCCTTACCTTTTTAAGTGTCGCAATGTCAGGCCCGTGACTCAACAGGCTGATTATATGTATCAGAATGTCACGTTAAATCCGATGAGAACCCCGACGGGGGAAATTAAATCGATTTTTCTGTCGATTGAAGATGCGACCTCAGAAGCGTTGATGTCGAATCATCCTACAGGCTAA
- a CDS encoding outer membrane protein, protein MALPSLRLKTIMLLLLAIPFQVLAADQHHFYRSSGIAKIGSTSSTYEETWVTQVGFNYALSPAINLDIGYSESPSFQDFSLFSQPQLLNQPKLTYKGIFGGAKLQHKVFDNTSIYAKGGVAITRFDESFTNTTSAQDSDAREISPYFSVGASIPATNLMNLDLNVEISYQDPELKADINPIFLLGAQYRF, encoded by the coding sequence ATGGCTCTCCCGTCACTACGGTTGAAAACAATCATGCTGTTACTGCTGGCAATACCTTTTCAGGTACTTGCGGCGGATCAGCATCATTTTTACCGTAGTTCAGGTATCGCCAAAATAGGCAGCACTTCAAGCACCTATGAAGAAACATGGGTCACGCAAGTCGGATTCAACTACGCACTCAGCCCGGCAATTAATCTGGACATTGGTTACTCTGAAAGTCCCTCTTTTCAGGACTTCTCCCTGTTTTCACAGCCTCAGTTACTCAATCAGCCGAAACTGACTTATAAGGGAATTTTTGGAGGGGCGAAGCTGCAACATAAAGTCTTTGACAATACGTCGATTTATGCAAAAGGCGGTGTGGCCATTACCCGGTTTGATGAATCATTTACAAATACCACTTCGGCACAGGACTCTGACGCCCGTGAAATCTCACCTTATTTTAGTGTCGGGGCCAGTATCCCGGCGACCAACCTGATGAACCTGGATTTGAATGTTGAAATTTCTTATCAGGATCCGGAGTTAAAAGCAGATATCAACCCAATCTTCCTGTTGGGCGCACAATACCGGTTTTAA
- a CDS encoding sialate O-acetylesterase: MNKLPLLAGVLSMALLPLFSQAEPDPDFHIYLALGQSNMQGEAHLPDTPISHPRVRALQSQNCSDSEYAYGTWRGHFQPIARCKEGDFPKQDGTYAPVGLSPADTFAVTMADAEGENVTIGIVGVSYGGSDIRAQLPNCADFDLCKPPYGDITGAPVVNGTTPIYPWILELAKKAQQVGVIKGIIFHQGETNTGQEVWVEYVRQFVNHLREDLNLDPEKVPFIAGELPRTGCCAVHNSLVHLLPDHIENTYWVSSGPMPDGTVLGDRGDHVHWNTDAVIEMGKRYAAKMLEVGDYPSDKRISASLKIKDDWENGYCAVVTVTNHGQSSVNWKANLNIEGTISQVINAEWEQNGTTLTLNGLSWNKTLKAGASISSVSFCAER; this comes from the coding sequence ATGAATAAATTACCGTTGCTGGCTGGTGTGCTGAGTATGGCACTACTTCCGTTATTTTCTCAGGCGGAGCCCGATCCTGACTTTCATATTTATCTGGCACTGGGCCAGTCAAATATGCAGGGTGAAGCACATTTACCTGACACACCGATTTCACACCCGAGAGTCCGGGCACTTCAGAGCCAGAATTGCAGTGACTCTGAATACGCTTACGGAACGTGGCGGGGTCATTTTCAACCCATCGCCCGTTGTAAAGAAGGTGACTTTCCAAAACAGGATGGCACCTATGCGCCTGTTGGTCTGAGCCCGGCTGACACATTTGCAGTCACCATGGCTGACGCAGAAGGTGAAAATGTCACGATTGGGATCGTCGGTGTCTCATACGGTGGTTCGGATATCCGGGCTCAGTTGCCAAACTGTGCCGATTTCGATCTGTGTAAGCCACCTTATGGCGATATAACGGGTGCACCGGTTGTGAACGGAACAACGCCGATCTATCCATGGATTTTAGAACTGGCGAAAAAAGCCCAGCAAGTCGGGGTGATCAAAGGCATCATTTTTCATCAGGGCGAGACGAATACCGGACAGGAAGTGTGGGTTGAGTATGTCAGACAATTTGTCAATCATCTAAGAGAAGATCTGAACCTTGACCCGGAAAAAGTTCCTTTCATTGCCGGTGAACTGCCAAGAACCGGCTGTTGCGCTGTCCACAACTCTTTAGTTCATCTTCTGCCGGATCATATCGAAAATACTTACTGGGTTTCATCCGGCCCGATGCCTGATGGCACCGTATTGGGAGACCGGGGCGACCACGTGCACTGGAACACCGACGCCGTGATTGAAATGGGTAAACGCTATGCCGCTAAAATGCTTGAAGTCGGTGATTATCCTTCAGACAAAAGGATCAGTGCATCGCTGAAAATTAAAGATGACTGGGAAAACGGTTATTGCGCCGTCGTCACTGTGACAAATCACGGGCAAAGCAGTGTGAACTGGAAAGCAAATCTAAACATAGAAGGCACCATCAGCCAGGTCATTAACGCCGAATGGGAACAGAATGGTACAACACTGACGCTGAATGGGCTCAGCTGGAATAAGACATTAAAAGCGGGAGCCAGTATATCTTCTGTGAGTTTCTGTGCTGAGCGGTAA
- the tnpA gene encoding IS200/IS605 family transposase produces MGDEKSLAHTRWNCKYHIVFAPKYRRQVFYGEKRRAIGEILRKLCEWKKVNILEAECCVDHIHMLLEIPPKMSVSSFMGYLKGKSSLMLYEQFEDLKFKYRNREFWCRGYYVDTVGKNTAKIQNYIKHQLEQDKLGEQLSIPYPGSPFTGRK; encoded by the coding sequence ATGGGGGACGAAAAGAGCTTAGCGCACACAAGATGGAATTGTAAATATCACATCGTATTTGCACCCAAGTATCGAAGACAGGTTTTCTACGGAGAAAAACGAAGAGCGATAGGCGAAATATTGAGAAAACTCTGTGAATGGAAAAAGGTGAATATTCTGGAAGCAGAGTGTTGTGTTGATCATATTCACATGTTGTTAGAAATTCCGCCGAAAATGAGCGTTTCGAGTTTTATGGGGTATTTGAAGGGAAAAAGTAGTCTGATGCTCTACGAGCAATTTGAGGACTTGAAGTTTAAATACAGAAATCGAGAATTTTGGTGTCGAGGGTATTACGTAGATACGGTGGGGAAAAATACCGCGAAGATACAGAATTATATAAAACATCAGTTGGAACAGGATAAATTGGGAGAGCAACTGTCGATCCCATATCCAGGCAGCCCGTTTACGGGCCGTAAGTAA
- a CDS encoding aldehyde dehydrogenase, with protein MNSYKQWQEQAQSITLITDAFINGEFVGSETGETLTSINPATGEILAEVASCSDIDADIAVAGARAAFQSGVWSRIPNAERKKILLKLADLIEENRDKFALIDTLDMGKPISDCVYFDVPTTVDTFRWSAEAIDKIYGEISPTTDSSLALITREPVGVVAAIVPWNYPLMMASWKIAPALAAGNCVILKPSEKSPLSALYLAELAKTAGIPDGVLNVLPGSGHTVGKALALHPDVDVIAFTGSTKVAGQLMEYAGQSNLKRTWLEAGGKSPCIIFADCEDLEAAASAVALGIFSNQGEVCIATSRLIIEDSIKDEFIPLLIEEAKKYTPGDPLNPDTMMGALVDQQHLDQVLACIGKGKTEGANLLFGGESVQVNDKGCYIQPTIFTGAQQDMEIVQHEIFGPVLAISTFSGWEEAIQLANDSKYGLGAGIWTSNLKKAHKTARELQAGMVWINNWAGSDTTTPFGGVKQSGNARDKSLHSLEKYTEIKTTWIDLS; from the coding sequence ATGAACAGCTACAAACAATGGCAAGAACAGGCACAGTCAATCACATTAATTACAGACGCTTTTATTAACGGTGAATTTGTCGGCTCTGAAACAGGAGAGACGCTCACATCTATCAATCCGGCAACCGGAGAGATTCTGGCAGAGGTAGCAAGTTGCTCAGATATTGATGCAGACATTGCCGTGGCTGGCGCAAGAGCCGCTTTTCAATCCGGTGTCTGGTCGCGGATACCAAATGCTGAACGGAAAAAGATTTTATTAAAACTGGCTGATTTAATTGAAGAAAACCGGGATAAATTCGCTCTGATTGATACTCTGGATATGGGGAAACCCATTTCAGATTGTGTTTACTTTGATGTACCAACAACCGTTGACACTTTCCGCTGGTCTGCCGAGGCGATAGATAAGATCTATGGCGAGATCTCTCCGACAACTGACAGCAGTCTGGCTTTAATCACACGGGAGCCGGTGGGCGTCGTTGCAGCCATTGTCCCGTGGAACTATCCATTAATGATGGCAAGCTGGAAAATAGCCCCCGCTCTGGCAGCCGGAAACTGCGTGATTCTGAAGCCTTCGGAAAAATCACCGCTTAGTGCACTCTATCTGGCTGAACTGGCGAAAACAGCCGGTATTCCTGATGGTGTATTGAATGTATTACCGGGTTCAGGCCATACCGTAGGAAAAGCACTTGCATTACACCCGGATGTGGATGTCATCGCATTCACCGGGTCGACAAAGGTCGCCGGTCAGTTAATGGAATATGCCGGCCAGTCAAACCTCAAGCGAACCTGGCTTGAAGCCGGAGGAAAATCACCATGTATTATATTTGCTGATTGTGAAGACCTTGAAGCCGCAGCCTCAGCTGTCGCACTCGGTATTTTTTCCAATCAGGGAGAGGTGTGTATTGCGACTTCAAGACTGATTATCGAAGACTCAATCAAGGATGAATTCATTCCTTTACTCATCGAAGAGGCGAAGAAATATACCCCCGGCGATCCGCTGAATCCTGACACCATGATGGGCGCTTTGGTTGATCAGCAGCATTTGGATCAGGTGTTAGCCTGTATCGGGAAGGGAAAAACAGAGGGGGCAAATCTTCTGTTTGGTGGTGAAAGTGTACAGGTGAACGACAAAGGGTGTTACATCCAACCGACGATCTTCACCGGGGCACAACAGGATATGGAGATTGTGCAACACGAAATATTTGGTCCCGTTCTGGCAATCAGCACTTTTTCCGGTTGGGAGGAAGCCATTCAACTGGCAAATGACAGCAAGTATGGCCTGGGGGCCGGAATCTGGACCAGTAATCTCAAAAAGGCACATAAAACCGCACGGGAGTTACAGGCAGGCATGGTATGGATTAACAACTGGGCTGGCAGTGACACCACGACACCATTTGGTGGCGTTAAACAGTCTGGTAACGCCCGGGACAAGTCTCTTCATTCTCTTGAAAAATATACGGAAATAAAAACCACCTGGATTGATCTCAGCTAA